One segment of Solanum stenotomum isolate F172 chromosome 1, ASM1918654v1, whole genome shotgun sequence DNA contains the following:
- the LOC125853803 gene encoding exopolygalacturonase-like, with product MAMTIINGSSLALILVLSTLVTCKCNAAAAVPLADQTIFNVMDFDAKPNSELISTQAFMKAWRAACDFTGHARVFVPPGVYTLGEVIFAGPCKGTHSIILEIAGTLKAVPDVSEYSNFAWISFESINGVIITGGGTLDAQGQSVWQFNDCKTNPNCVHLPATLHFNDIRNGKVMRLKLINSMGFHLHITNSYLVRFHGLTIDAPEDSPNTDGIHISKSNTIKLSRSVIRTGDDCVSFGQGTNNVTINKVTCGPGHGISVGSLGKLAGELEVRGLIVKNCTLRGTTNGIRIKTYAGENANRALGMMFSDIVMENVKNPIIIDQSYGDKSTDSLSQVKISDVVYQNIRGTTSSEIPVQLLCSSKLPCQNVRLTNINLKHIANTPITSQCQNVNVGYTGIQIPSPCHGPSS from the exons ATGGCCATGACAATTATTAATGGATCATCTTTAGCCCTCATTCTTGTGCTATCAACTTTGGTTACCTGCAAATGCAATGCAGCTGCTGCTGTTCCTTTAGCTGATCAAACCATTTTTAATGTCATGGATTTTGATGCCAAACCTAACTCAGAACTTATAAGCACTCAG GCATTTATGAAGGCGTGGCGTGCTGCTTGTGATTTCACTGGTCACGCAAGAGTTTTTGTCCCTCCAGGAGTATATACACTAGGAGAGGTCATATTTGCAGGACCCTGCAAAGGGACACATTCTATAATACTTGAAATTGCAGGAACCTTAAAGGCAGTGCCTGATGTTTCTGAATATTCAAACTTTGCTTGGATCTCGTTCGAGTCTATTAATGGCGTTATCATTACTGGTGGAGGCACTCTAGATGCTCAGGGACAATCTGTTTGGCAGTTTAATGACTGTAAAACTAATCCTAATTGTGTCCACCTCCctgcc ACATTGCATTTCAATGATATACGGAATGGAAAAGTGATGAGGTTGAAGTTGATAAATAGCATGGGATTTCATTTACATATTACTAATAGCTATTTGGTAAGGTTCCATGGACTTACAATCGATGCCCCTGAAGATAGCCCGAACACTGATGGAATACATATAAGCAAGTCCAATACCATAAAACTTTCCAGGAGTGTCATTAGGACTGGCGATGATTGTGTTTCATTCGGACAAGGAACAAACAATGTCACCATTAACAAAGTCACCTGTGGCCCTGGCCATGGCATTAG TGTAGGTAGTCTTGGTAAGTTGGCTGGCGAATTGGAAGTTAGAGGACTAATTGTGAAGAATTGCACATTGAGAGGCACGACAAATGGTATCCGAATCAAAACTTATGCAGGGGAAAATGCTAACAGAGCATTAGGGATGATGTTCAGCGACATTGTCATGGAAAACGTTAAAAATCCAATCATCATAGACCAGAGCTATGGTGACAAATCAACCGAT TCGTTGTCACAAGTGAAAATAAGTGACGTGGTTTACCAGAACATAAGGGGAACAACAAGCAGCGAGATACCGGTTCAACTGTTGTGCAGTTCAAAACTCCCTTGTCAAAATGTTCGACTCACCAACATAAATTTGAAGCATATAGCGAATACGCCAATTACTTCTCAATGTCAAAATGTAAATGTTGGCTATACTGGCATTCAAATTCCATCACCTTGCCATGGACCCTCTTCATAG